Proteins encoded within one genomic window of Brachybacterium sp. P6-10-X1:
- a CDS encoding Nramp family divalent metal transporter: protein MTASSSPSEISEKSSERFVSGDPYSLDPSAVKEPPVGWRASSKFFGPGLIVSASVVGAGELITATSLGAQAGFVLLWLVFVSTIVKVAVQMEMARYSIVTGEGGMEGYNRVPPRLGRVSWVFLMWALMALSKLIQTGGLIGGMAAALSILAPLGFGPLSPVAVTIWAVVVTVIAIATLISNRYGLIENVATFLTMAFVVITVLVVIALPASDFAYTGADLASGLSLQLPLGAVGIALTMFGLTGVASEEITAYTYWCLEKGYARWSGPNDGSPEYRLRALGWIAVMQKDALVSWLIYTVSTAAFFILGAAVLHPQGLVPEGNEMILTLSATFSGVFGEVGRIVFLLGALAALGSTIWAAIPSWSRSWANALSIVGVFDWADGRRRNLWMRVFIAFLPIMWLLTFLWINQPLVMIMVGGIAGGIFLAAVAVSALYLRRRIEPELRGGRFIHVALIVSSLAIIALGIYSAVTALAG, encoded by the coding sequence GTGACTGCGTCCTCCTCCCCGTCCGAGATCTCGGAGAAGTCCTCTGAGCGGTTCGTCAGCGGCGACCCGTACAGCCTCGACCCGTCGGCCGTGAAGGAGCCGCCCGTCGGCTGGCGGGCCTCCTCGAAGTTCTTCGGACCCGGTCTGATCGTCTCCGCCTCCGTGGTGGGGGCCGGCGAACTGATCACCGCCACGTCCCTCGGCGCCCAGGCCGGCTTCGTGCTGCTGTGGCTCGTGTTCGTCTCCACCATCGTCAAGGTGGCGGTGCAGATGGAGATGGCCCGCTACTCCATCGTCACCGGCGAGGGCGGCATGGAGGGCTACAACCGCGTCCCGCCCCGTCTGGGGCGGGTCAGCTGGGTGTTCCTGATGTGGGCGCTGATGGCGCTGAGCAAGCTGATCCAGACCGGCGGGCTCATCGGAGGCATGGCCGCAGCCCTGTCGATCCTCGCCCCGCTCGGATTCGGCCCGCTCTCCCCGGTGGCCGTGACGATCTGGGCCGTCGTGGTCACCGTGATCGCCATCGCCACGTTGATCTCCAACCGGTACGGACTGATCGAGAACGTCGCCACGTTCCTGACCATGGCGTTCGTGGTGATCACCGTGCTGGTCGTGATCGCGCTGCCGGCCAGCGACTTCGCGTACACCGGAGCAGACCTGGCCTCCGGCCTCAGCCTCCAGCTGCCTCTCGGCGCCGTCGGCATCGCCCTGACGATGTTCGGTCTGACCGGGGTGGCTTCCGAGGAGATCACGGCCTACACCTATTGGTGCCTGGAGAAGGGGTACGCCCGCTGGTCCGGCCCCAACGACGGCTCCCCGGAGTATCGTCTGCGTGCCCTCGGCTGGATCGCCGTGATGCAGAAGGACGCGCTGGTCTCGTGGTTGATCTATACGGTCTCGACCGCGGCGTTCTTCATCCTCGGTGCCGCGGTCCTGCACCCGCAGGGCCTCGTCCCCGAGGGCAACGAGATGATCCTGACCTTGTCCGCGACCTTCTCCGGAGTGTTCGGCGAGGTGGGGCGGATCGTCTTCCTGCTCGGCGCGCTCGCCGCCCTCGGCTCGACGATCTGGGCCGCGATCCCGTCCTGGTCGCGGTCCTGGGCGAACGCCCTGTCGATCGTCGGCGTCTTCGACTGGGCCGACGGCCGCAGGCGGAACCTCTGGATGCGCGTGTTCATCGCCTTCCTGCCGATCATGTGGCTGCTGACCTTCCTGTGGATCAACCAGCCGCTGGTCATGATCATGGTGGGCGGCATCGCCGGGGGCATCTTCCTCGCGGCGGTCGCCGTCTCCGCGCTCTACCTGCGCCGCCGCATCGAGCCCGAGCTGCGCGGCGGACGATTCATCCACGTCGCGCTGATCGTCAGCTCGCTCGCCATCATCGCGCTGGGCATCTACTCGGCGGTGACCGCGCTGGCCGGCTGA
- a CDS encoding ROK family transcriptional regulator, with product MDRQWSVRDQHRADVLALLHRGRKLTRGEISEALRLTRTTVSDILGSLLDQGIITVTEQRSPGGRGRPAEVLGIHPGAVRFVGLDFSHTAATVCLANSAGTVIASAIAEYPTGAGWEARVAQTQRTIRDLAVGEVHLEFLAGIGIGLPGPNSASWHGFPRSATPMEPFQLVKARIRELFADEFGCPVLVDHHIRFAALYEATIAGEADRNIVYLRLSTGVGGAVLGAGAALRGAHLLAGEIGHLITDDTPEARACRCGRRGCLETVASKDAVLDTWQEITGMEDDQVGLDDLAAALEGGDPRALELATGLAGTVGRALGIAALIIDPDEIVLAGEVGTLLEPVLPTLREAMARQCLTGAEVQVRSGETADKQGARGAIAALRAADLPPARARSARAGTLTYPAEGGPRVR from the coding sequence ATGGACCGGCAATGGAGCGTCAGGGACCAGCACCGCGCAGACGTGCTGGCGCTGCTGCATCGCGGCCGGAAGCTCACCCGCGGCGAGATCTCCGAGGCGCTGCGGCTGACCCGCACCACCGTCTCGGACATCCTCGGCAGCCTGCTGGACCAGGGCATCATCACCGTCACCGAGCAGCGCTCCCCGGGCGGGCGGGGTCGCCCGGCCGAGGTCCTCGGCATCCACCCCGGAGCTGTGCGCTTCGTCGGCCTCGACTTCAGCCACACCGCGGCCACCGTGTGCCTGGCGAACTCCGCCGGGACGGTGATCGCCTCGGCCATCGCCGAGTACCCCACCGGCGCCGGCTGGGAGGCTCGGGTGGCGCAGACTCAGCGCACCATCCGCGATCTCGCCGTCGGCGAGGTGCACCTGGAATTCCTCGCCGGCATCGGCATCGGCCTGCCCGGCCCGAACTCCGCCAGCTGGCACGGATTCCCCCGCTCCGCCACCCCGATGGAGCCTTTCCAGCTCGTCAAGGCCCGCATCCGCGAGCTGTTCGCGGACGAGTTCGGGTGCCCCGTGCTGGTGGACCATCACATCCGCTTCGCCGCCCTGTACGAGGCGACCATCGCCGGGGAGGCAGACCGCAACATCGTCTACCTGCGCCTGTCCACCGGCGTCGGAGGAGCGGTGCTCGGCGCCGGCGCCGCCCTGCGCGGCGCCCACCTGCTGGCCGGTGAGATCGGGCACCTGATCACCGACGACACCCCGGAGGCCCGCGCGTGCCGCTGCGGCCGACGGGGATGCCTGGAGACCGTCGCGTCCAAGGACGCGGTCCTGGACACCTGGCAGGAGATCACCGGCATGGAGGACGACCAGGTCGGCCTCGACGATCTCGCCGCCGCCCTCGAGGGCGGCGACCCGCGCGCGCTCGAGCTCGCGACCGGGCTGGCGGGAACCGTCGGTCGCGCCCTCGGCATCGCCGCGCTGATCATCGACCCCGACGAGATCGTGCTCGCCGGCGAGGTCGGCACCCTTCTCGAGCCCGTCCTGCCCACCCTGCGCGAGGCGATGGCCCGCCAGTGCCTCACCGGCGCCGAGGTGCAGGTGCGCAGCGGCGAGACCGCCGACAAGCAGGGCGCCCGCGGCGCCATCGCCGCCCTGCGCGCCGCCGACCTGCCCCCTGCCCGCGCTCGGTCCGCCCGCGCGGGAACCCTGACCTACCCGGCCGAAGGAGGCCCCCGTGTCCGCTGA
- a CDS encoding ABC transporter permease → MSADPDTLVARRDEAVAPEPRKVPTLLILNIATVFLGLGLWWLLSLVAAQVPGPQEVVAAAIELALAGTLFSDIVASLMRVFTGFALGTLLAIPVGFLMGWYTWARGLLEPWVQFFRTIPPLAIIPLAIVLMGIGEQPKIFVIFLASFLACVISTFQGVVQVDRTLLNAARVLGAKDGTIFARVVVPASTPFILVGMRVGLGSAWATVVAAELIAAQQGLGYRMQQAQIYYDLPTIFVGILVIGIFGFVMDRTLLAIEARATQWQERR, encoded by the coding sequence GTGTCCGCTGACCCCGACACCCTGGTGGCGAGGAGGGACGAGGCCGTCGCCCCCGAGCCCCGGAAAGTCCCCACCCTGCTGATCCTCAACATCGCCACCGTCTTCCTGGGCCTCGGCCTGTGGTGGCTGCTGTCCCTGGTGGCCGCGCAGGTACCCGGCCCGCAGGAGGTGGTCGCCGCTGCGATCGAACTGGCCCTCGCCGGCACCCTGTTCAGCGACATCGTCGCCTCGCTCATGCGGGTGTTCACCGGCTTCGCGCTCGGCACCCTGCTCGCCATCCCCGTCGGCTTCCTGATGGGCTGGTACACCTGGGCGCGCGGCCTGCTCGAGCCGTGGGTGCAGTTCTTCCGCACGATCCCGCCGCTGGCGATCATCCCGCTGGCCATCGTGCTGATGGGCATCGGCGAGCAGCCCAAGATCTTCGTGATCTTCCTGGCCTCGTTCCTGGCCTGCGTCATCTCCACCTTCCAAGGCGTGGTGCAGGTGGACAGGACGCTGCTGAACGCCGCCCGCGTCCTGGGTGCCAAGGACGGCACCATCTTCGCCCGCGTGGTGGTGCCCGCCTCCACCCCGTTCATCCTCGTCGGCATGCGCGTGGGGCTCGGCTCCGCCTGGGCCACCGTCGTCGCGGCCGAGCTGATCGCCGCCCAGCAGGGCCTCGGATACCGCATGCAGCAGGCGCAGATCTACTACGACCTGCCCACCATCTTCGTGGGCATCCTCGTCATCGGCATCTTCGGCTTCGTCATGGACCGGACCCTGCTGGCGATCGAGGCCCGTGCGACCCAGTGGCAGGAACGCCGATGA
- a CDS encoding ABC transporter ATP-binding protein translates to MTASETLDRPTIQVQDITKDFTVGGNRFEALGGVSLEVTENEFVTVVGPSGCGKSTLMNILAGLEEPTSGTARVDGTQVRGPSPERGVIFQQYALFPWLTVRDNVEFGLRTAKVPADERRERAQHFIDMVGLSEFADSLPKTLSGGMKQRCAIARAYAMDPSILLMDEPFGALDALTRVRMQEHLLQTWEQDKRTIVFITHDVDEAVFLAGRVVVMAAKPGRIDRVIDVDLPYPRNEEVRLSERFSTIRNDVWTSVYHQ, encoded by the coding sequence ATGACCGCATCCGAGACCCTCGACCGGCCCACGATCCAGGTCCAGGACATCACCAAGGATTTCACGGTGGGCGGCAACCGCTTCGAAGCGCTCGGCGGCGTGAGCCTCGAGGTCACCGAGAACGAGTTCGTCACCGTCGTAGGCCCCTCCGGCTGCGGCAAGTCCACCCTGATGAACATCCTCGCCGGGCTCGAGGAGCCCACCTCCGGCACCGCCCGGGTGGACGGCACTCAAGTGCGCGGACCCAGCCCCGAGCGCGGCGTGATCTTCCAGCAGTACGCCCTGTTCCCCTGGCTCACCGTGCGCGACAACGTCGAGTTCGGGCTGCGGACGGCGAAGGTCCCCGCTGACGAGCGCCGCGAACGGGCCCAGCACTTCATCGACATGGTGGGGCTGTCCGAGTTCGCCGACTCCCTGCCCAAGACCCTCTCGGGCGGGATGAAGCAGCGCTGCGCGATCGCTCGCGCCTACGCCATGGACCCCTCGATCCTGCTGATGGACGAGCCCTTCGGAGCGTTGGACGCCCTGACCCGGGTGCGCATGCAGGAGCACCTGCTGCAGACCTGGGAACAGGACAAACGCACGATCGTGTTCATCACCCACGACGTCGACGAAGCCGTCTTCCTCGCCGGCCGCGTGGTGGTGATGGCCGCCAAACCCGGCCGCATCGACCGGGTCATCGACGTCGACCTCCCCTATCCCCGCAACGAGGAGGTGCGGCTGTCCGAGCGGTTCTCCACGATCCGCAACGACGTCTGGACCTCCGTGTACCACCAATGA
- a CDS encoding aliphatic sulfonate ABC transporter substrate-binding protein, producing MTLTRRTVLGGLAAVPALSALAACGSGSGTTAVTYGYIPDYNGTSLLAIAEDRGLWEENGLKATLKTFTNGPLQIQALGTGDLDFGYIGPGAMWLPASGKAKVVTVNGVGQADRLIAQPGIESIEDLAGKKVGIPEGTSGDMIVQLALEAAGMTLEDIEKVAMDPATVVSAFSSGQVEGAGIWYPLIDNIAEQVPDLVELAQNSDFADVMQFPNVMVTGATYPEKNEETTIAVLKVLRAAMDVRVDEPDATIELVAKMTGSDAEAVAGDAANGEYYKAADLDGLIEDGTIEGWLTAMNGYFEDNDKIEGETVAPADYYTFDLFTKAGE from the coding sequence ATGACACTCACCAGACGCACCGTTCTCGGTGGACTCGCCGCGGTTCCCGCCCTCTCGGCGCTGGCCGCCTGCGGCTCCGGATCCGGCACCACCGCGGTCACCTACGGTTACATCCCCGACTACAACGGCACCAGCCTGCTCGCGATCGCCGAGGACCGTGGGCTGTGGGAGGAGAACGGTCTGAAGGCCACCTTGAAGACCTTCACCAACGGGCCGCTGCAGATCCAGGCCCTGGGCACCGGCGACCTCGACTTCGGCTACATCGGCCCCGGCGCCATGTGGCTGCCCGCCTCCGGGAAGGCCAAGGTGGTCACCGTCAACGGCGTGGGTCAGGCCGACCGCCTCATCGCCCAGCCCGGCATCGAGTCCATCGAGGACCTCGCCGGGAAGAAGGTGGGCATCCCCGAGGGCACCAGCGGCGACATGATCGTCCAGCTCGCCCTCGAAGCCGCCGGCATGACCCTCGAGGACATCGAGAAGGTCGCGATGGATCCCGCCACGGTGGTCTCCGCCTTCTCCTCCGGGCAGGTCGAGGGCGCGGGAATCTGGTATCCGCTGATCGACAACATCGCCGAGCAGGTGCCGGATCTGGTCGAGCTCGCCCAGAACTCCGACTTCGCCGACGTCATGCAGTTCCCCAACGTCATGGTCACCGGCGCCACCTACCCCGAGAAGAACGAGGAGACCACGATCGCGGTGCTGAAGGTGCTGCGCGCCGCGATGGACGTGCGCGTCGACGAACCCGATGCGACCATCGAGCTGGTCGCGAAGATGACGGGATCCGATGCCGAGGCCGTGGCCGGAGACGCCGCCAACGGCGAGTACTACAAGGCCGCGGATCTCGACGGCCTGATCGAGGACGGCACCATCGAGGGCTGGCTGACCGCCATGAACGGATACTTCGAGGACAACGACAAGATCGAGGGGGAGACCGTGGCCCCGGCCGACTACTACACCTTCGACCTCTTCACGAAGGCGGGCGAGTGA
- a CDS encoding sulfatase-like hydrolase/transferase, protein MTIHEPAAPQDARPGTTGPRNVLSILTDQHRTDTLGCYGNPLVRTPHLDALAASGTRFDRWYTPTAICTPARASVLTGYAPFRHKLLANYERNVGYQEDLPDGQFTFSETLRDAGYQCGLLGKWHVGTEKLRGDFGFDGAELQGWHNPVDHPDYLDYLVERDLPPYEISDQMRGTLPNGGPGNLLAARLHQPVEATFEHYLADRAIEQLRRYARDQEADGTPFYLGLHFFGPHLPYVIPDQYFDLYDPAQIQLPASIQETFAGKPPVQANYSAHWTFDTMSEADSRKLIAVYWGYVTLIDEQIGRVVAEMDALGLTDSTAVMFSSDHGEFTGAHRLHDKGPAMYEDIYRTCGIVRVPGAPAGQVRDEFVSLLDTTATVLDWCGLDPSPAVDSRSLLPLVRGEDVAWDDAIVCEFHGHHFPYPQRMLRTDRYKLVVNPESVNELYDLELDPDELHNRIEHPEMRAVREELVTDLYRRLRARGDNFYHWMTSMYDIGQVDYDPSMSGLDEGTHRAAGQ, encoded by the coding sequence GTGACCATCCACGAGCCCGCCGCCCCGCAGGACGCACGACCGGGGACCACCGGTCCGCGCAACGTCCTGTCCATCCTCACCGACCAGCACCGCACCGACACCCTGGGCTGCTACGGCAACCCCCTGGTACGCACCCCACACCTGGACGCGCTCGCCGCGAGCGGCACCCGCTTCGACCGGTGGTACACGCCGACGGCGATCTGCACCCCGGCGCGGGCCAGCGTGCTCACCGGGTACGCGCCCTTCCGCCACAAGCTGCTGGCCAACTACGAGCGTAATGTCGGCTACCAGGAGGACCTGCCGGACGGGCAGTTCACCTTCTCTGAAACGCTGCGGGACGCCGGTTACCAATGCGGCCTGCTGGGCAAATGGCACGTCGGCACCGAGAAGCTGCGCGGCGACTTCGGCTTCGACGGCGCCGAGCTGCAGGGGTGGCACAATCCTGTCGACCATCCCGACTACCTCGACTACCTCGTTGAGCGGGATCTGCCGCCCTACGAGATCTCCGACCAGATGCGCGGCACCCTGCCCAACGGCGGCCCCGGAAACCTGCTGGCCGCCCGACTGCACCAGCCGGTCGAGGCGACCTTCGAGCACTACCTCGCCGACCGCGCCATCGAGCAGCTGCGCCGCTACGCGAGGGATCAGGAGGCCGACGGGACGCCCTTCTACCTGGGACTGCACTTCTTCGGCCCCCACCTGCCCTATGTCATCCCGGATCAGTACTTCGACCTCTACGACCCCGCCCAGATCCAGCTGCCCGCCTCGATCCAGGAGACCTTCGCCGGCAAGCCGCCCGTGCAGGCCAACTACTCCGCGCACTGGACCTTCGACACGATGAGCGAGGCCGACAGCCGCAAGCTCATCGCCGTCTACTGGGGGTACGTCACCCTCATCGACGAGCAGATCGGCCGGGTCGTCGCCGAGATGGACGCCCTGGGCCTGACGGACTCCACCGCGGTGATGTTCAGCTCCGACCACGGCGAGTTCACCGGCGCCCACCGCCTGCACGACAAGGGCCCGGCGATGTACGAGGACATCTACCGCACCTGCGGCATCGTCCGCGTCCCCGGCGCCCCCGCCGGACAAGTGCGCGACGAGTTCGTGAGCCTGCTGGACACCACCGCGACCGTGCTCGACTGGTGCGGTCTGGACCCCTCACCGGCCGTGGACTCCCGCTCCCTGCTGCCGCTGGTGCGCGGCGAGGACGTGGCATGGGACGACGCGATCGTCTGCGAGTTCCACGGCCACCACTTCCCCTACCCCCAGCGGATGCTGCGCACCGACCGGTACAAGCTGGTCGTGAACCCCGAATCCGTCAACGAGCTCTACGACCTCGAGCTCGACCCCGATGAGCTGCACAACCGCATCGAGCACCCGGAGATGCGCGCAGTGCGTGAGGAGCTGGTCACCGATCTCTACCGGCGCCTGCGCGCTCGCGGCGACAACTTCTATCACTGGATGACCTCGATGTACGACATCGGGCAGGTCGACTACGACCCCTCGATGAGCGGGCTCGACGAGGGGACTCACCGGGCGGCGGGACAGTAG
- a CDS encoding LacI family DNA-binding transcriptional regulator, with protein sequence MARRPGTGASKGASMSDVARLAGVSGQTVSRVVNDNPGVSSETRERIEAAMQRLGYRANAAARALATGRFRTIGVVTFNLTAVGNIRIVDTVIGEAQAHGYAVNMAVVEAPTEQDVRAAVRTLTDRAVDGIVVIEARVLDTPNLQLPQEVPVVIADSGASHDHPTFGMDEAAGAREAVAHLLELGHRTVHHLAGPAGSNPAQRRRRAWHRMLTRNACPVPAAVPGDWSPTSGYRAALELLGQEDVTAIFAANDQMAAGALRAATEKGIRVPEDLSIVGYDDQDFAPFLTPPLTTVAQDLEEVGRRSLAHLLGLIEADGARDASAARGDAPHRTRSTGRLVTPALVVRESTAPPR encoded by the coding sequence GTGGCCCGACGACCCGGCACCGGCGCCTCCAAGGGCGCCTCGATGTCCGACGTCGCCCGTCTGGCGGGAGTCTCCGGGCAGACGGTCTCGCGCGTGGTGAACGACAATCCCGGCGTCTCCTCCGAGACCCGCGAGCGCATCGAAGCGGCGATGCAGCGCTTGGGGTACCGCGCGAACGCCGCGGCCCGCGCCCTGGCGACGGGCCGCTTCCGCACCATCGGCGTGGTCACCTTCAACCTCACCGCCGTCGGCAACATCCGCATCGTCGACACCGTGATCGGGGAGGCCCAGGCCCATGGCTACGCCGTGAACATGGCGGTGGTCGAGGCCCCGACCGAGCAGGACGTCCGCGCCGCCGTGCGCACGCTGACCGACCGCGCCGTCGACGGGATCGTGGTCATCGAAGCGCGCGTGCTGGACACGCCGAATCTCCAGCTGCCCCAGGAGGTGCCCGTCGTGATCGCCGACAGCGGGGCCTCCCACGATCACCCCACCTTCGGGATGGACGAGGCCGCCGGGGCCCGCGAGGCCGTCGCCCACCTGCTCGAGCTGGGTCACCGCACGGTCCATCACCTCGCCGGCCCGGCCGGCTCCAATCCGGCCCAGCGCCGCCGCAGGGCGTGGCACCGAATGCTCACCCGCAACGCGTGCCCGGTGCCGGCCGCGGTTCCCGGCGACTGGTCCCCGACCTCCGGGTACCGTGCGGCGCTCGAGCTGCTGGGGCAAGAGGATGTCACCGCGATCTTCGCGGCCAACGACCAGATGGCCGCCGGGGCGCTGCGGGCCGCGACCGAGAAGGGGATCCGGGTCCCCGAGGACCTCAGCATCGTCGGCTACGACGATCAGGACTTCGCCCCGTTCCTCACCCCACCTCTGACTACGGTGGCCCAGGACCTCGAAGAGGTGGGCCGCCGCAGCCTCGCGCATCTCCTGGGCCTGATCGAGGCCGACGGGGCGAGGGACGCCTCCGCCGCCCGCGGGGATGCGCCCCACCGGACCCGGTCGACGGGCCGCCTGGTCACGCCCGCTCTCGTGGTCCGTGAGTCCACGGCGCCGCCGCGCTGA